A single genomic interval of Mycolicibacterium holsaticum DSM 44478 = JCM 12374 harbors:
- a CDS encoding MCE family protein, which translates to MKAGVALNRIRPGWWTLILIVAIAALVFVCSALFAGTFRSFIPVTLTSDRSGLVLESGAKVKLRGVQVGRVATVTGGRHPVRLGLDIYPEQVDYIPANVEAQIRATTLFGAKYVDLVYPEHPSRKHISAGDVVRSRNVSTEVNTVFQNLVDLLQQIDPAKMNATLTAIADGVRGQGERIGQATSDANQVLQSLNPRMDTLHKNWRATTGFADAYSDAAQDLAAVLDAASTTSVTVTNHADDLDALLLNTIGLARAGTGLLGPNQGNLVQAVNGLEPTTTLLRKYDPVYACLLLGSKWFLDNGGYERIGGNGRTSILDSAILLGDDPYRYPDNLPLVAAKGGPGGKPGCGSLPDASKNFPVRQLVTNTGWGTGLDIRPNPGIGHPWWVNYLPATRAVPESPSFHGLGPPAIGPVPNPAPPPGTLGRSEP; encoded by the coding sequence ATGAAAGCCGGCGTTGCGCTGAACCGGATCCGCCCGGGCTGGTGGACCCTGATCCTCATCGTCGCCATCGCCGCGCTGGTGTTCGTCTGCTCGGCGTTGTTCGCAGGGACCTTTCGTTCGTTCATCCCGGTGACGCTGACCTCAGACCGATCGGGGCTGGTGCTCGAATCCGGGGCCAAGGTCAAACTCCGCGGCGTTCAGGTCGGGCGGGTCGCCACCGTGACCGGCGGCAGGCACCCGGTACGGCTGGGACTCGACATCTATCCAGAGCAGGTCGACTACATCCCGGCGAATGTGGAGGCGCAGATCCGCGCGACCACGCTGTTCGGCGCCAAGTATGTGGATCTGGTTTATCCGGAGCACCCCAGCAGAAAGCATATCTCGGCTGGGGACGTCGTGCGCTCACGCAATGTGAGCACCGAGGTGAACACCGTCTTCCAGAACCTGGTGGATCTGCTGCAACAGATCGACCCGGCCAAGATGAACGCGACGCTGACGGCGATCGCCGACGGGGTACGCGGACAGGGTGAACGCATCGGTCAAGCGACATCCGATGCGAATCAGGTGCTGCAGTCGCTGAATCCGCGGATGGACACACTTCACAAGAACTGGCGCGCCACCACGGGATTCGCCGATGCCTACAGCGATGCGGCGCAAGACCTCGCAGCGGTACTCGATGCGGCGAGCACCACCAGTGTCACCGTCACAAACCATGCCGACGACCTGGATGCGTTGCTGCTCAACACGATCGGTCTGGCCCGTGCCGGCACCGGTCTGCTCGGACCCAACCAAGGAAACCTCGTGCAGGCGGTCAACGGTCTCGAGCCGACCACCACCCTGCTGCGGAAGTACGACCCCGTGTACGCCTGTCTACTGCTGGGCTCGAAATGGTTCCTCGACAACGGAGGATACGAGCGGATCGGCGGAAACGGCCGGACTTCCATTCTGGACAGCGCCATCCTGCTGGGTGACGACCCGTACCGGTATCCAGACAATCTTCCCCTCGTGGCCGCCAAAGGCGGACCCGGCGGCAAACCAGGATGCGGGTCGTTGCCGGATGCGTCGAAAAATTTTCCCGTGCGGCAGTTGGTGACGAACACCGGGTGGGGAACGGGGCTGGATATTCGGCCCAACCCGGGCATCGGCCACCCCTGGTGGGTCAACTACCTGCCGGCCACCCGCGCCGTCCCGGAGTCTCCCAGCTTTCACGGGCTGGGGCCGCCTGCGATCGGTCCCGTTCCGAACCCCGCACCGCCGCCGGGGACCCTGGGCAGGAGTGAGCCGTGA
- a CDS encoding DUF501 domain-containing protein, with product MVEQSDLDAVARQLGREPRGVLEIAYRCPNGEPGVVKTAPRLPDGTPFPTLYYLTHPALTAAASRLESSGLMKEMTERLQQDAELAAAYRRAHDSYLAERDAIEPLGTTFSGGGMPDRVKCLHVLMAHALAKGPGINPFGDEALALLADEPAMAGILEREKWT from the coding sequence GTGGTTGAGCAGTCCGACCTCGACGCCGTCGCGCGGCAGCTGGGCCGTGAACCCCGCGGCGTCCTGGAGATCGCCTACCGCTGCCCGAACGGGGAACCGGGCGTGGTCAAAACCGCACCGAGATTGCCTGACGGCACACCGTTTCCGACGCTGTATTACCTCACGCACCCGGCGCTGACCGCCGCGGCGAGCCGGCTCGAGTCGTCGGGTCTGATGAAAGAGATGACCGAACGACTGCAGCAGGACGCCGAGTTGGCGGCGGCGTACCGTCGTGCGCATGACTCCTACCTGGCCGAGCGGGATGCGATCGAGCCTTTGGGCACAACGTTTTCCGGCGGCGGCATGCCCGACCGCGTCAAATGCCTGCATGTGCTGATGGCGCATGCCTTGGCCAAGGGGCCGGGAATCAACCCGTTCGGCGACGAGGCGCTGGCGCTGCTGGCTGACGAACCGGCGATGGCCGGCATCCTCGAGCGAGAGAAGTGGACATGA
- a CDS encoding MCE family protein, with amino-acid sequence MTELRGARTAVAAVLVLLLCAATVAVTGADGERGRTHIVAYFDNSNGIFTGDEVRILGVPVGGIAKIEPQPLRAKITFWVDDKYKVPADAQAVIVSPSLVTSRAIQLTPAYTHGAVMADGAVIPQNRTLVPVEWDDLRQQLEKLTATLQPRQEGGVSTFGAFINTAADNLRGEGANIRNAVLALSRALSTLGDHSADLYSTVRNLSTFVTALSSSADLTAQLNRNLAAVTALLANDPHEVGRTVADLDAAVAGVERFVADNRDALGTTSDKLASVSSAIVERIDEVKQLLHVAPNAVQNFANTFEPAHASFTGAMAVNNFADPITFLCGAIQAASRLGSEQSAKLCVQYLAPIIKNRQYNFPPVGVNPFVNAQARPNEVTYSEDWMRPDHAPGAVATEPAAGLPGMMAAYGERG; translated from the coding sequence ATGACCGAATTACGTGGCGCCAGAACCGCCGTCGCCGCCGTGCTCGTCCTCTTACTGTGCGCGGCCACCGTGGCGGTCACCGGGGCGGACGGGGAGCGAGGTCGGACCCACATCGTGGCCTACTTCGACAACAGCAATGGCATCTTCACCGGGGATGAGGTGCGCATCCTCGGCGTGCCGGTCGGCGGGATCGCCAAGATCGAGCCGCAACCGCTACGCGCCAAGATCACCTTCTGGGTCGACGACAAGTACAAGGTGCCAGCCGACGCGCAGGCCGTGATCGTGTCGCCGTCGTTGGTCACATCGCGGGCGATCCAGCTGACACCGGCCTACACCCACGGAGCCGTGATGGCCGACGGTGCCGTGATCCCCCAGAACCGGACACTGGTCCCGGTGGAATGGGACGACCTTCGGCAGCAACTGGAGAAGCTCACCGCGACCCTGCAGCCCAGACAAGAAGGCGGGGTCAGCACATTCGGGGCATTCATCAACACCGCGGCCGACAACCTGCGGGGCGAAGGCGCGAACATTCGCAACGCCGTGCTCGCGTTGTCCCGGGCTTTGTCGACGTTGGGAGATCACAGCGCAGACCTCTACTCCACCGTGCGAAACCTGTCCACGTTCGTCACGGCGCTGAGTTCGAGCGCAGACCTCACCGCACAGCTGAACCGGAATCTGGCCGCGGTCACCGCGCTGCTGGCCAACGACCCACATGAGGTCGGACGCACCGTAGCCGACCTCGACGCCGCCGTCGCCGGCGTCGAGAGGTTCGTCGCCGACAACCGCGACGCGCTGGGCACCACCTCGGACAAGCTGGCATCGGTATCGTCGGCCATCGTCGAGCGCATCGACGAAGTCAAGCAACTGCTGCACGTGGCACCCAACGCGGTGCAGAACTTCGCCAACACCTTTGAGCCCGCGCACGCATCGTTCACCGGGGCGATGGCCGTGAACAACTTCGCCGACCCGATCACGTTCCTGTGCGGTGCGATTCAGGCGGCCTCGCGCCTGGGCAGTGAGCAGTCGGCCAAACTCTGCGTGCAGTACCTGGCGCCGATCATTAAGAACCGGCAGTACAACTTTCCGCCGGTCGGGGTCAACCCGTTCGTCAATGCGCAAGCCCGTCCGAACGAGGTCACCTACAGCGAAGACTGGATGCGGCCCGACCACGCGCCCGGGGCCGTTGCGACCGAACCAGCCGCGGGCCTGCCAGGAATGATGGCCGCGTATGGGGAACGGGGGTGA
- a CDS encoding ABC transporter permease — protein sequence MTSSATGRPSSRLRNRSHAWVDAWNRVGSQAQFYSQTLLSVGDAVVKHKTEMMRQIAQMSLGTGALAIIGGTIVIVGFLTLSTGALIAVQGYNQFADVGVEALTGFASAYFNVRLIAPLTAGIGLAATIGAGATAQLGAMRINEEIDALEVMGIRSIAYLASTRVVAGVIVVIPLYCVAVLMSFLSARFGTTAVYGQSTGVYDHYFNTFLNPTDLIWSFFQAVSMSVIIMLVHTYYGFAAAGGPAGVGEAVGRAVRTSLISAVFLTVFVSLAIYGQSGNFNFSG from the coding sequence ATGACCTCGAGCGCGACCGGCAGGCCATCCTCGCGACTCCGCAACCGATCGCACGCGTGGGTCGACGCCTGGAATCGAGTCGGAAGCCAAGCCCAGTTCTACAGCCAGACGCTGCTTTCCGTCGGTGACGCCGTGGTCAAGCACAAGACGGAGATGATGCGCCAGATAGCTCAGATGAGCCTGGGCACAGGGGCGTTGGCCATCATCGGTGGAACGATCGTGATCGTGGGCTTCCTGACCTTGTCCACGGGGGCGCTGATTGCGGTGCAGGGCTATAACCAGTTCGCCGACGTCGGGGTGGAGGCGCTGACCGGTTTCGCGTCGGCGTACTTCAACGTCCGGTTGATCGCGCCGTTGACCGCGGGCATCGGGCTGGCGGCCACCATCGGTGCGGGCGCGACAGCGCAACTCGGCGCGATGCGTATCAACGAGGAAATCGACGCGCTCGAAGTCATGGGGATCCGTTCGATCGCCTACCTCGCCTCGACCAGGGTTGTCGCCGGGGTGATCGTCGTCATCCCCCTGTACTGCGTGGCGGTGCTGATGTCGTTTCTGTCCGCACGCTTCGGCACGACCGCCGTGTACGGGCAATCCACCGGTGTCTACGACCACTACTTCAACACCTTCTTGAACCCGACCGATCTCATCTGGTCCTTTTTTCAGGCGGTCTCGATGTCGGTGATCATCATGCTGGTGCACACCTACTACGGTTTCGCCGCCGCGGGCGGGCCCGCCGGCGTGGGCGAGGCGGTAGGGCGTGCCGTCCGGACTTCGTTGATCAGCGCGGTTTTCCTCACCGTCTTCGTTTCGCTGGCCATCTACGGCCAGTCCGGCAACTTCAACTTCTCGGGATAG
- the zwf gene encoding glucose-6-phosphate dehydrogenase: MTAPADVLVIFGITGDLARKMTFRSLYRLEHRGLLNCPIVGVALDDWSVSTLRDHARKAIEAGGEHIDEKVFDRFAQRLSMVSGDFADAKTYDRVARAIEGKHTPVFYLEIPPSLFGRVVEGLARANLTTRARVVVEKPFGHDLASARELNDKLSSVLEEWQIFRIDHFLGKEPAMDIMFLRFANSVFEPLWNRDRIHCVQLTMAENFGVEDRGSFYDPVGALRDVVQNHLLQLIGLFAAEPPSVAGADGLRDKRVEVFRAIPAIEPAHYVRGQYDGYTSVAGVKPDSQTETFAALRLEIDNWRWSGVPFFLRAGKGLPVRATEIRVIFKRPPKLPITASTHDANELVLRIDPRPGADLLVQAKEPGAFRTRTVDLSLIFAEELGEAPEPYERLLSDAMRGDSSQFAREDGVEETWRIVQPLLDAPPAVQPYPRGSWGPPGAAKLVAGYPGWREPWL, translated from the coding sequence GTGACTGCACCCGCCGATGTGCTGGTGATCTTCGGTATCACCGGTGACCTGGCCAGGAAGATGACCTTCCGGTCGCTGTACCGGTTGGAGCACCGGGGGCTGCTGAACTGTCCGATCGTCGGGGTCGCCCTCGACGACTGGTCGGTGTCGACCCTGCGCGACCATGCCCGCAAAGCGATCGAGGCGGGCGGTGAGCACATCGACGAGAAGGTGTTCGACCGGTTCGCGCAACGGCTTTCGATGGTGTCGGGCGACTTCGCCGACGCGAAGACCTATGACCGCGTGGCCAGGGCGATCGAGGGCAAGCACACGCCGGTGTTCTATCTGGAGATACCGCCGTCGTTGTTCGGCCGCGTCGTCGAGGGGCTGGCACGGGCCAACCTGACGACGCGGGCCCGGGTCGTGGTGGAAAAGCCGTTCGGCCATGATCTGGCGTCGGCGCGCGAGCTCAACGACAAGCTCAGCAGCGTGCTCGAGGAGTGGCAGATCTTCCGCATCGACCACTTCCTCGGCAAGGAACCGGCGATGGACATCATGTTCCTGCGCTTCGCCAACTCGGTGTTCGAGCCGTTGTGGAACCGCGACCGCATCCACTGCGTGCAGCTCACCATGGCCGAGAACTTCGGGGTCGAGGACCGCGGCAGCTTTTACGATCCGGTCGGGGCGCTGCGCGATGTGGTGCAGAACCATCTGCTGCAGCTGATCGGGCTGTTCGCCGCGGAGCCGCCCAGCGTCGCAGGCGCCGACGGGTTACGGGACAAGCGCGTGGAGGTGTTCCGGGCGATCCCGGCGATCGAGCCCGCCCATTATGTGCGCGGACAGTACGACGGCTACACGTCGGTCGCGGGGGTCAAGCCGGATTCGCAGACCGAGACGTTCGCGGCGCTGCGGCTGGAGATCGACAACTGGCGTTGGTCGGGAGTGCCGTTCTTCCTGCGGGCCGGCAAGGGTTTACCGGTGCGCGCCACCGAGATCCGGGTCATCTTCAAGCGGCCGCCCAAGCTGCCGATCACCGCGTCGACGCACGACGCCAACGAACTCGTGCTGCGCATCGATCCCCGCCCGGGAGCCGACCTGTTGGTGCAGGCCAAGGAGCCCGGCGCCTTCCGCACCCGCACGGTGGACCTGTCGCTGATCTTCGCCGAAGAGCTGGGCGAGGCGCCCGAACCCTACGAGCGGCTGCTCAGCGACGCCATGCGCGGCGACTCCAGCCAGTTCGCCCGCGAGGACGGCGTCGAGGAAACCTGGCGCATCGTACAACCTCTGCTGGACGCGCCACCGGCCGTGCAACCGTACCCGCGGGGTTCGTGGGGACCGCCCGGGGCGGCCAAACTCGTTGCCGGATACCCGGGTTGGCGCGAACCCTGGTTGTAG
- a CDS encoding Ppx/GppA phosphatase family protein: protein MTRVGAIDCGTNSIRLLIADVDERTGRPRLRDVHREMRIVRLGQGVDATGRFASEALDRTQAALSAYARLLADHGVAKIRMVATSATRDAANRDEFFAMTADVLGPVVAGTVAEVITGTEEAELSFRGAVDELDPAAAPFVVVDLGGGSTEVVLGTDDVTASFSADIGCVRVTERCLHSDPPTAAEIAAARDVVRDGLTKALDVVPVDRARTWVGVAGTMTTLSALAQRLTSYDPAVIHLSRVGFGDLLGVCDEVIAMTRAQRAALGPMHEGRVDVIGGGAIIVEELAAALGHRDGIDALVVSEHDILDGIALSIA, encoded by the coding sequence ATGACCAGGGTCGGAGCCATCGACTGCGGTACGAACTCCATCCGGCTGCTGATCGCCGACGTCGACGAGCGCACCGGGCGGCCGCGGCTGCGCGATGTGCACCGCGAGATGCGCATCGTGCGGCTCGGCCAAGGCGTGGACGCCACAGGGCGATTCGCGTCCGAAGCGCTGGACCGCACGCAGGCGGCGCTGAGCGCTTATGCCCGGTTGCTGGCCGACCACGGGGTCGCCAAGATCCGGATGGTCGCCACCTCGGCGACCCGCGACGCCGCCAATCGCGACGAGTTTTTCGCGATGACGGCCGACGTGCTGGGTCCGGTGGTCGCGGGCACCGTCGCCGAAGTGATCACCGGCACCGAGGAAGCAGAGCTGTCGTTTCGCGGCGCGGTCGACGAATTAGACCCGGCGGCAGCCCCTTTCGTGGTCGTCGACCTGGGTGGCGGGTCGACCGAGGTGGTGCTCGGCACCGATGACGTGACGGCCAGCTTCTCCGCGGACATCGGCTGCGTGCGGGTGACCGAACGCTGTCTGCATTCCGATCCGCCGACCGCCGCCGAGATCGCGGCCGCGCGGGACGTGGTCCGCGACGGGTTGACGAAGGCGCTTGACGTGGTGCCCGTGGACCGGGCGCGCACCTGGGTGGGCGTGGCGGGCACGATGACGACGTTGTCGGCGTTGGCGCAGCGGTTGACCAGCTACGATCCCGCGGTCATCCATCTGTCCCGGGTCGGGTTCGGTGATCTGCTGGGGGTGTGCGATGAGGTGATCGCGATGACGCGTGCCCAACGCGCCGCGCTGGGTCCGATGCACGAGGGTCGCGTCGACGTGATCGGCGGCGGGGCGATCATCGTCGAGGAACTCGCCGCGGCGCTGGGCCACCGGGACGGCATCGACGCGCTGGTGGTCAGCGAACACGACATCCTCGACGGCATCGCGCTCTCGATCGCCTGA
- a CDS encoding MCE family protein: MKSNLRSAVWRLSIFTAVCIVGLSGLLVVFAELRFGDESSYRAEFTNVSGLERGDFVRVAGVEVGKVDDIAIMPNAVLDVSFTVIQSMELTRNTRAAIRYDNVLGDRYLALEQGTGHAPRLEPGQVIAVDHTRPALDLDALIGGFRPLFRALDPEQVNALAGQMIRAFQGEGATVGSLLAQTSALSHTLADRDELIGDFIDNLNTVMGTVSAESGQLGTAIDSVAQVVKTLAGQKAGITNAVAHTNEAAATVADLLARARASVASTVRQADRTAGIVMADHEYLDNLLNTLPDAYQALARQGIYGDFFSFYLCDAVLKMNGKGGQPVYIKLAGQSTGRCAAK; encoded by the coding sequence GTGAAAAGCAATCTGCGGAGCGCAGTTTGGCGCCTGTCGATCTTCACAGCGGTGTGCATTGTTGGCCTGTCCGGCCTGCTGGTCGTGTTCGCCGAGCTGCGGTTCGGTGACGAAAGCTCCTACCGTGCGGAGTTCACCAACGTCAGCGGCCTCGAGCGTGGCGACTTCGTCCGGGTCGCGGGCGTCGAAGTGGGCAAGGTCGACGACATCGCGATCATGCCCAACGCCGTCCTCGATGTGAGTTTCACGGTCATCCAATCGATGGAGCTGACCCGAAACACCCGGGCGGCAATCCGCTACGACAACGTGCTCGGGGACCGATACCTGGCACTCGAGCAGGGAACCGGACACGCGCCGCGGCTGGAGCCCGGGCAGGTCATTGCGGTCGACCACACCCGCCCGGCGCTGGACCTGGACGCGCTCATCGGCGGGTTCCGGCCACTGTTTCGGGCGCTTGATCCTGAACAGGTCAACGCGCTGGCAGGCCAAATGATCAGAGCGTTTCAGGGCGAAGGAGCCACCGTCGGCTCACTGCTGGCGCAGACATCAGCGCTGAGCCACACGCTGGCCGATCGCGACGAGCTCATCGGCGACTTTATCGACAACCTCAACACGGTGATGGGCACGGTAAGCGCCGAATCCGGCCAGCTCGGCACGGCCATCGACTCGGTGGCGCAGGTGGTAAAGACCCTCGCGGGGCAAAAGGCAGGCATCACCAACGCGGTCGCGCACACCAACGAGGCCGCTGCCACCGTGGCCGATCTGCTTGCCCGGGCCCGCGCGTCCGTGGCAAGCACGGTGCGCCAAGCCGACCGCACCGCGGGCATCGTCATGGCGGACCACGAGTACCTCGACAACCTGCTCAATACGCTTCCCGATGCCTATCAGGCCCTTGCGCGACAAGGTATCTACGGAGACTTCTTCAGCTTCTACCTATGCGATGCGGTACTGAAGATGAACGGCAAAGGCGGCCAACCGGTGTACATCAAGCTCGCCGGACAGAGCACCGGGCGGTGCGCGGCGAAATGA
- a CDS encoding DUF4383 domain-containing protein, protein MATTPKYMAVQAAAIFVGAGLLILGVCGFIPGVTAQYDRLTWATEHTGAEVFGVFAVSALHNMVHLVTGALGFVMAHSYAAARAYLLGGALVYFVLWLYELLADRGANWLHFGLAVVMAVLGLTLAGQRDPTKRRRRVRT, encoded by the coding sequence ATGGCGACAACCCCCAAGTACATGGCCGTGCAAGCCGCCGCGATCTTCGTCGGCGCCGGCCTGCTCATACTCGGCGTGTGCGGGTTCATCCCGGGCGTCACGGCTCAGTACGACCGGCTGACGTGGGCGACCGAACATACGGGCGCCGAGGTGTTCGGGGTGTTCGCCGTCTCTGCGCTGCACAACATGGTGCACCTGGTCACCGGCGCGTTGGGTTTCGTGATGGCGCACAGTTATGCCGCGGCCCGGGCCTATCTGCTGGGCGGCGCGCTGGTGTATTTCGTCCTGTGGCTCTACGAACTGCTCGCCGACCGGGGTGCCAACTGGCTGCACTTCGGGCTTGCCGTCGTGATGGCGGTGCTCGGTTTGACGCTGGCAGGCCAACGTGACCCGACCAAGCGACGCAGAAGGGTTCGGACCTGA
- a CDS encoding MCE family protein — protein sequence MRSFTERNLTLIGGIGVAVTAGVVFGALNYDEVLPFRQAKQYSAYFADTSGLRTGADVHVSGYTVGKVTGVELDNARVLITFELSDEVRLGDRTEAAIKTKSLLGVKVLEVMPRGDGQLEQTIPLDRTTPAYQLPDALGDLAATIGGLDTDQLSDSLATLAETFSDTPADLRAAVAGVTRYSKTLNERDAQLRTLLTNANNVTTVLAHHTDQVVGLITSTNALLSELRTQSDDLNHIAGNISALARELSGFVAENQTQMRPMLDKLNAVLTIVDHRKERVQKSIELLNDYVMSLGESLSSGPFFKSYIANLLPGQFLQPFIDAAFSDLGLDPAVLLPSERTDPQIGQRATPALPMPYPRTGQGGAPRTTLPDAITGVPGDARYPYREPLPVPPPGGPPPGPPAAPPPEQGTS from the coding sequence ATGAGATCGTTCACCGAACGCAACCTCACGCTCATCGGCGGCATCGGCGTCGCGGTGACGGCCGGCGTCGTGTTCGGCGCCCTGAACTATGACGAGGTCCTACCCTTTCGTCAGGCCAAGCAGTATTCGGCCTACTTCGCCGACACGAGCGGTCTTCGGACCGGCGCCGACGTGCACGTGTCGGGCTACACGGTCGGCAAGGTGACCGGCGTCGAACTCGACAATGCGCGGGTGCTGATCACGTTCGAGCTCAGCGACGAGGTCCGCCTCGGCGACCGCACCGAGGCGGCGATCAAGACCAAGAGCCTGCTGGGGGTGAAGGTCCTCGAAGTGATGCCCCGCGGCGATGGCCAACTCGAGCAGACGATACCGCTGGATCGGACCACCCCCGCATATCAACTGCCCGATGCGCTCGGTGATCTGGCCGCGACGATCGGCGGGCTGGACACCGACCAGTTGTCGGACTCGCTGGCCACATTGGCCGAAACCTTCTCGGACACACCGGCAGACCTCAGGGCAGCGGTGGCCGGTGTCACGAGGTATTCGAAGACCCTCAACGAACGCGACGCCCAGTTACGCACCCTGCTCACCAACGCCAACAACGTAACCACGGTACTGGCCCACCACACCGATCAGGTGGTCGGCCTGATCACCAGCACCAACGCGCTGCTTTCCGAATTGCGGACCCAGAGTGACGATCTGAACCACATCGCCGGCAACATCTCGGCGCTGGCACGGGAGCTGTCAGGATTCGTCGCCGAAAACCAAACCCAGATGCGCCCCATGCTCGACAAGCTCAACGCGGTGCTGACGATCGTCGACCACCGCAAGGAGCGGGTACAGAAGTCCATCGAATTGCTCAACGACTACGTCATGTCGCTGGGCGAATCGCTGTCGTCCGGGCCCTTCTTCAAGTCCTACATCGCCAATCTGTTGCCGGGCCAGTTTCTGCAGCCGTTCATCGATGCGGCATTCTCCGACCTCGGGCTGGACCCCGCGGTGCTGTTGCCCTCCGAGCGCACCGACCCGCAGATCGGTCAGCGGGCCACCCCGGCGCTACCCATGCCCTACCCGCGCACCGGACAGGGCGGGGCACCCAGAACCACCCTGCCGGACGCCATCACCGGCGTACCCGGCGATGCGCGCTATCCGTACCGAGAGCCGCTGCCGGTACCGCCGCCAGGCGGTCCGCCCCCGGGCCCGCCCGCCGCCCCGCCTCCCGAGCAGGGGACTTCATGA
- the gnd gene encoding phosphogluconate dehydrogenase (NAD(+)-dependent, decarboxylating): MQLGMVGLGRMGANLVRRLMRDGHRCVAYDRNADAVASLAGEGATGAESLRDFVDKLEKPRAVWLMLPAAVVDATLDQLADLLDPGDTVIDGGNSYYRDDITRAKALQERDIHYVDCGTSGGVWGLERGYCLMIGGETDVVKRLDPIFKTIAPGQGSAEPTPSRSRTDGTAPDGYLHCGPSGAGHFVKMVHNGVEYGMMAAIAEGLSIIKHADAGTVDRTVDAETTPLRDPWAYQYTIDVGEVAEVWRRGSVVGSWLIDLTADALARSPQLDDFTGRVSDSGEGRWTVLAAVDEGVPASVITTSLFERFESRQLGGFTDRVMSAMRSEFGGHHEKTAEKG; encoded by the coding sequence ATGCAATTGGGGATGGTGGGCCTGGGCCGGATGGGCGCCAACCTGGTGCGGCGGCTGATGCGTGACGGGCACCGCTGTGTCGCCTATGACCGCAACGCAGACGCCGTCGCAAGCCTGGCCGGCGAGGGCGCCACGGGCGCGGAGTCGTTGCGCGACTTCGTCGACAAGCTCGAGAAACCACGTGCGGTCTGGCTGATGCTGCCTGCGGCGGTGGTGGACGCGACGCTCGATCAACTCGCGGACCTGCTCGACCCCGGTGACACGGTGATCGACGGCGGCAACTCCTACTACCGCGACGACATCACCCGCGCGAAAGCCCTGCAGGAGCGCGATATTCACTACGTCGACTGTGGCACCAGCGGCGGGGTGTGGGGCCTGGAGCGCGGGTACTGCCTGATGATCGGCGGTGAGACCGACGTAGTCAAGCGCCTCGACCCGATCTTCAAGACCATTGCGCCGGGTCAGGGTAGCGCCGAACCCACCCCCAGCCGCAGCCGCACCGACGGCACCGCCCCAGACGGCTATCTGCACTGCGGACCAAGCGGCGCAGGGCATTTCGTGAAGATGGTGCACAACGGCGTGGAGTACGGGATGATGGCCGCCATCGCCGAGGGGCTGAGCATCATCAAGCACGCCGACGCCGGCACCGTCGACCGCACCGTCGACGCCGAAACCACGCCGCTGCGCGACCCGTGGGCGTATCAGTACACGATCGACGTCGGCGAGGTGGCCGAGGTCTGGCGGCGCGGATCGGTCGTCGGCTCGTGGCTGATCGATCTGACCGCGGACGCGCTGGCCCGGTCACCGCAACTCGACGACTTCACCGGCCGGGTCTCGGATTCCGGGGAGGGACGCTGGACCGTGCTGGCCGCGGTCGACGAAGGGGTGCCCGCATCGGTGATCACCACATCGCTGTTCGAGCGGTTCGAGTCGCGCCAACTCGGCGGCTTCACCGACAGGGTGATGTCGGCGATGCGCAGTGAGTTCGGCGGCCATCATGAGAAGACGGCGGAGAAAGGCTAG
- a CDS encoding MlaE family ABC transporter permease → MALDTLVLIPRRPFAWREFLLQAWLVARVSIVPTLMLSIPFTVLLVFTFNILLVEFGAADTSGAGAAYGSVTQIGPVVTVLVVAGAGATAMCADLGARTIRDELDALRVMGVNPIQALVVPRVLAATVVAFLLSPLVVLVGLTGGFMFSVFVQHVTAGAFVGGMTLFTDVDDVLVCLIKAALFGLAAGLIACYKGISVGGGPAGVGEAVNETVVYSFLALFVINIIATAVGAEATL, encoded by the coding sequence ATGGCCCTCGACACGCTCGTCCTGATCCCGAGGCGTCCGTTCGCGTGGCGTGAGTTCCTTTTGCAGGCATGGCTTGTCGCCAGGGTATCCATCGTGCCGACCCTGATGCTGTCGATACCTTTCACCGTGCTGCTGGTCTTCACCTTCAACATCTTGTTGGTCGAATTCGGCGCCGCCGACACATCCGGCGCCGGTGCCGCGTACGGGTCGGTGACTCAGATCGGTCCGGTCGTGACGGTTTTGGTGGTCGCGGGGGCCGGCGCCACGGCGATGTGTGCGGACCTCGGGGCACGAACGATCCGAGACGAGTTGGACGCGTTGCGTGTCATGGGCGTCAACCCCATCCAAGCGCTGGTCGTTCCGCGGGTGTTGGCCGCCACGGTCGTGGCGTTCCTGCTGTCACCACTGGTGGTGTTGGTGGGGCTCACGGGCGGGTTCATGTTCTCGGTATTCGTTCAGCACGTCACCGCCGGGGCCTTCGTCGGCGGTATGACGCTGTTCACCGATGTCGACGATGTGCTCGTCTGCCTGATCAAGGCGGCGCTGTTCGGGCTGGCGGCCGGCCTCATCGCCTGCTACAAGGGCATTTCCGTCGGGGGCGGGCCGGCCGGCGTCGGCGAGGCGGTCAACGAAACGGTGGTGTATTCGTTCCTGGCGCTGTTCGTGATCAACATCATCGCGACCGCCGTCGGCGCCGAGGCCACACTATGA